In Sphingobacterium sp. PCS056, the following proteins share a genomic window:
- a CDS encoding SusC/RagA family TonB-linked outer membrane protein, whose product MMKKIIGTIIVLVAFCNSFWGNEAVAQQAGQVLVKGVVRDEMNVNLSGVTVTNLMTKTSAATKENGQFEILASRGDSLTVTNVGYEPYRVAINNAINLNIILKAINNGINEVVVVGYGQQKKISVVGAQSSVNVEDLKLPVANLSTMLAGRISGLVGVQRSGLPGADGADLWIRGISSMSGNTGPLVVVDGVQGRDINGLDPEDISSLTILKDASATAVYGVAGANGVILISTKKGITGKPALMFNYNQGFTSFTKRPELTDGVTYMLLRNEARIATGMQKEYSNNYINNTILGNDPYLYPNVNWMDQLFKNSASNRRANFSARGGSEFASYYVSGAYYDESSLLRTDDLQKYDATTRYKRYNFTSNISMNWTSTTKFELGTQGNIGNINYPGVRPEEAFGNVMQTNPVLYPAMYPGNFVPGVSSAGAQPNPYGQITQTGYQNIFSNQIMTNARLTQDLSFWLKGLNFSALYSFDIWNEHTINRTRNRSTYLINRLFPYDDQGNPILNIISQGADDLAFSKSNNSNRQFYTEAALNYNTVIAEKHQLSAMLLYNQREIVEAFADNVTSSLPFRNMGTAGRVTYSYDDKYFIEGNFGYNGSENFAPGMKFGFFPSFGVGWVVSNEKFFEPVKNGINFLKLRYSDGKVGDGSNGGTRRFGYLTLVNTGAGGYTFGNGTNNTGYGGTAISDYGTNVQWAESHKQNLGLEIKTLKSKLSLTVDFFKEKRTGVFLQRASLPDYVGLTNNPWANLGIIENKGIDGTLELAPFPVGNVHVDMRATFTYNKDKIIENDQPKQPFPYMERRGNNVLGIYGYQADGLFQSLEEIQNHADQSALGAQRVGDIRYKDLNGDGLVDANDVSWIGHGDVPNAVFGFGVNVSYKQFYVGAFFQGTSGAERLIGGDGIIPFNNSTGAERSNLYTIAEDRWTEENPLENPFYPRLAYGNAANKNNSAASTWWVKDVDFLRLKTMDIGYNFKKDFLQKINMKNARIYIQGVNLLYWSKFKLWDPELNTGNGTRYPNVRTISMGVQATF is encoded by the coding sequence ATGATGAAAAAAATAATCGGAACAATAATCGTTCTTGTCGCTTTTTGCAATAGTTTTTGGGGCAATGAAGCTGTTGCGCAACAGGCAGGACAAGTTCTCGTAAAAGGAGTTGTGCGTGATGAGATGAATGTAAATCTTTCAGGAGTAACTGTCACCAATTTAATGACGAAAACTTCTGCAGCAACAAAAGAAAATGGGCAATTCGAGATCCTTGCCAGCCGAGGAGATTCCTTGACCGTCACCAATGTGGGATATGAACCTTATCGTGTTGCAATCAATAATGCCATCAATTTAAATATTATTTTGAAAGCCATAAATAACGGTATTAATGAAGTCGTAGTTGTAGGTTATGGGCAGCAAAAGAAAATTTCTGTTGTGGGAGCCCAATCCAGTGTGAATGTTGAAGACCTGAAATTGCCGGTAGCCAATCTGAGTACCATGCTGGCAGGACGTATCTCCGGACTTGTTGGAGTACAGCGTTCTGGACTCCCTGGTGCAGACGGTGCCGATCTCTGGATCCGCGGTATTTCAAGTATGTCGGGAAATACAGGACCCTTGGTCGTCGTCGATGGAGTGCAGGGGCGTGATATCAATGGCCTAGATCCAGAGGATATCTCCTCGTTGACGATCCTGAAAGATGCATCAGCGACAGCGGTGTATGGTGTGGCGGGTGCCAATGGTGTGATCTTAATCAGTACCAAAAAAGGTATAACAGGCAAACCTGCTTTAATGTTTAATTACAATCAGGGCTTTACATCATTTACAAAAAGACCCGAACTGACGGACGGAGTGACGTATATGCTCTTGCGCAATGAAGCTCGAATAGCGACGGGTATGCAAAAAGAATATTCCAATAATTATATCAACAATACTATTCTTGGCAATGATCCTTACCTATATCCCAATGTCAATTGGATGGATCAGCTCTTTAAAAATTCGGCAAGCAACCGTCGCGCAAATTTTAGTGCTCGAGGTGGATCTGAATTTGCAAGTTATTATGTGTCTGGAGCGTATTATGATGAGTCAAGTTTGCTCAGGACAGATGATCTGCAAAAATATGATGCTACCACACGATACAAGCGGTATAATTTCACTTCGAATATCTCCATGAACTGGACATCAACAACCAAATTCGAATTGGGGACGCAAGGTAATATCGGTAACATCAATTATCCAGGAGTGAGGCCGGAAGAAGCTTTTGGCAATGTGATGCAAACAAATCCAGTGTTGTATCCTGCTATGTATCCGGGAAATTTTGTTCCTGGAGTGAGTTCAGCCGGAGCACAACCTAATCCGTATGGACAAATAACACAAACGGGTTACCAAAATATATTCAGTAATCAAATCATGACAAATGCTCGATTGACACAAGATCTTTCATTTTGGTTAAAAGGATTGAATTTTTCAGCATTATATTCCTTCGATATCTGGAATGAGCATACCATCAATCGAACCCGAAATCGGAGTACTTATTTGATCAATCGCTTATTCCCATACGATGATCAGGGAAATCCAATCTTGAATATTATTTCCCAAGGGGCAGATGATCTCGCATTTTCAAAATCGAATAATTCCAATAGACAATTTTATACCGAAGCGGCATTGAATTATAATACCGTGATTGCAGAGAAACATCAGCTATCGGCGATGTTATTATATAACCAACGGGAGATCGTGGAAGCCTTTGCAGATAATGTGACATCGTCGCTACCTTTTCGTAATATGGGTACGGCAGGTCGTGTGACCTACTCCTATGACGATAAGTATTTTATTGAAGGTAATTTTGGTTACAATGGCTCGGAAAATTTTGCTCCAGGGATGAAGTTTGGATTTTTCCCTTCATTTGGTGTCGGTTGGGTAGTTTCCAATGAGAAATTTTTTGAACCGGTAAAAAATGGGATTAACTTTTTGAAATTGCGCTATTCTGACGGTAAAGTTGGAGATGGTAGTAATGGCGGAACCCGTCGCTTCGGTTACCTGACTTTAGTGAATACCGGTGCCGGCGGATATACTTTTGGTAACGGTACCAATAATACGGGCTATGGTGGAACTGCGATTTCAGATTATGGTACTAATGTGCAATGGGCTGAGTCCCATAAACAAAATCTAGGTCTTGAAATCAAAACATTGAAAAGTAAATTATCATTAACAGTTGATTTTTTTAAAGAAAAAAGAACAGGTGTATTTTTACAGAGAGCTTCACTTCCTGACTATGTCGGATTGACCAATAATCCTTGGGCAAATTTAGGTATTATTGAAAACAAGGGTATAGACGGAACTCTTGAGTTGGCTCCTTTTCCGGTTGGAAATGTCCATGTAGACATGCGTGCTACTTTTACTTATAACAAAGATAAGATCATTGAGAATGACCAACCTAAACAGCCATTTCCTTATATGGAAAGAAGGGGCAACAATGTGTTGGGGATCTATGGATATCAGGCCGATGGTTTGTTTCAATCGCTAGAAGAGATCCAAAATCATGCTGATCAAAGTGCTTTGGGAGCACAGCGTGTCGGTGATATTCGGTACAAAGATCTAAATGGTGACGGACTGGTAGATGCCAATGATGTTAGCTGGATAGGACATGGTGATGTGCCTAATGCTGTCTTTGGTTTTGGTGTCAATGTTTCCTATAAACAGTTTTATGTTGGCGCATTTTTTCAAGGTACTTCGGGGGCTGAGCGCCTTATTGGTGGAGATGGTATTATACCTTTCAATAACAGCACTGGAGCGGAGAGAAGTAATCTCTATACCATTGCTGAAGATCGCTGGACCGAAGAAAATCCTTTAGAAAACCCCTTTTATCCACGTTTGGCTTATGGTAATGCTGCAAACAAGAACAATTCTGCTGCTTCTACTTGGTGGGTGAAAGATGTGGATTTTCTACGTTTAAAAACAATGGATATCGGCTATAATTTTAAAAAGGACTTTTTGCAGAAGATAAACATGAAAAATGCACGCATCTATATACAAGGCGTAAATCTACTTTATTGGAGTAAATTTAAACTCTGGGATCCTGAATTGAATACAGGAAATGGAACTCGCTATCCAAATGTGCGGACCATATCAATGGGCGTACAGGCCACATTTTAA
- a CDS encoding RagB/SusD family nutrient uptake outer membrane protein, with the protein MKIYKYSWVLIAALALASFNSCKNYLDQVPDDVITVEDIFKSKTNTDKFLANIYSVIPNELVQRFTNSGNAGPWTAASDEAKYTWDFNYANNMTSSVWSNTDGVVAGFWNSYYEGIRNASYFIQNIDNANPVEVTSVMKSTYKAEARALRALYYYYLVKTYGAVPLIGEQILDINAPLEDLKLARSPFDACIDYIVTELDEAYQELPFVPSNNEYGRITKGVVKAYKSEALLLKASPLYNGNADFAAIKNADGTALYSATEDRQKWQVAATASKEFIDEFVPNYYDLYQETNADPFVAAYLSCRNVMTTDWNQEWIFARSNSGNNTQYDRTPKHVGFPSAAQGGGALGATQFIVDAYFMKNGLPISDPKSTYSEEGFANYKAPYDPAERTTYRMYVNREPRFYVGITYSGSYWLNQANSSAPVISLFNYSGNSGRSQSTSDVTPTGYTVRKNVGSNGNSRGALLLRLANIYLNYAEALNESSPGHADIIKYVNLIRKRAGVPGYGEGDVALPVGQVAMREAIRKERQVELAFENVRYFDARRWKIAESTATTAVYGMNLNADGNDFFKRTLIETRIFKKRDYLFPIPNNEVLKNEKLVQNAGW; encoded by the coding sequence ATGAAAATATATAAATATAGCTGGGTGTTAATTGCAGCTTTAGCTTTGGCATCTTTCAATAGTTGTAAAAATTATTTGGATCAGGTACCTGATGATGTTATTACGGTAGAGGATATTTTTAAATCCAAAACGAATACGGATAAGTTTCTCGCCAATATCTATAGTGTTATTCCCAATGAGTTGGTACAGCGATTTACGAATTCGGGCAATGCAGGTCCGTGGACTGCGGCTTCTGATGAAGCCAAATATACCTGGGATTTCAATTATGCCAACAATATGACTTCGAGTGTGTGGAGCAATACCGATGGTGTTGTCGCAGGATTTTGGAACAGTTACTATGAGGGTATTCGCAATGCATCTTATTTTATTCAAAATATCGATAATGCAAATCCTGTTGAGGTGACTTCAGTCATGAAATCGACTTACAAAGCTGAAGCGCGCGCACTTCGGGCACTGTATTACTATTATCTAGTGAAGACCTATGGGGCTGTGCCACTTATTGGAGAGCAAATATTGGATATCAACGCACCCTTAGAAGATCTTAAACTAGCAAGGAGTCCCTTTGATGCCTGTATCGATTATATTGTAACCGAGCTGGATGAAGCTTACCAAGAATTACCTTTTGTACCGAGTAACAATGAATACGGTAGGATCACAAAAGGTGTCGTGAAAGCATACAAATCTGAGGCGCTGTTATTGAAAGCAAGTCCATTATATAATGGTAACGCTGATTTTGCAGCTATTAAAAATGCAGATGGAACAGCATTATACAGTGCAACTGAGGATCGACAAAAGTGGCAAGTAGCAGCAACAGCCTCTAAAGAATTTATAGATGAATTTGTACCAAACTATTATGATCTTTATCAGGAAACCAATGCAGATCCTTTTGTCGCAGCATATTTATCCTGCCGTAATGTGATGACGACAGATTGGAATCAGGAATGGATATTTGCCCGATCGAACAGTGGAAACAATACGCAGTATGATCGTACACCAAAACATGTTGGTTTTCCGTCGGCAGCTCAAGGTGGTGGTGCGCTCGGAGCAACTCAATTCATCGTCGATGCTTATTTTATGAAAAATGGATTGCCTATTTCTGATCCTAAATCAACGTATTCGGAAGAGGGATTTGCCAATTATAAGGCACCGTATGATCCCGCAGAGCGTACCACATACAGGATGTATGTCAATCGCGAACCACGTTTTTATGTCGGGATCACTTACAGTGGAAGCTATTGGTTAAACCAAGCAAATAGTAGTGCTCCGGTTATTTCTTTGTTCAACTATAGTGGTAATTCAGGACGATCGCAAAGTACATCCGATGTAACACCGACAGGTTATACGGTGAGAAAGAATGTGGGATCTAATGGTAATAGCAGAGGAGCGCTATTGTTAAGATTAGCAAATATATATCTGAACTATGCAGAGGCGCTTAATGAATCTTCACCTGGACATGCAGATATCATAAAATATGTCAATCTGATTCGCAAACGTGCGGGTGTACCTGGATACGGCGAAGGAGATGTTGCGCTTCCTGTGGGGCAGGTAGCAATGCGTGAAGCTATTCGAAAGGAACGTCAGGTAGAATTAGCTTTTGAAAATGTGCGTTATTTTGATGCTCGCCGTTGGAAAATTGCTGAAAGTACGGCTACTACTGCTGTGTACGGAATGAATCTCAATGCAGACGGTAATGACTTCTTTAAACGGACCCTTATTGAAACCAGGATATTTAAAAAAAGGGATTATTTATTCCCAATTCCAAATAACGAAGTGTTGAAAAATGAAAAATTAGTACAGAATGCAGGTTGGTAA
- a CDS encoding GH92 family glycosyl hydrolase, which yields MNLKKIVGSLFFMFSICISGAQSLSPVDYVNPLIGTQSKYELSNGNTYPAIAIPWGMNFWTPQTGNMGDGWVYTYTADKIKGFKQTHQPSPWNNDYGQFSIMPTTGEPVFDQEKRASWFSHKAEIVKPYLYSVYLADWDVTTELTPSQRGAIFRFTFPKTAEANIVVDAFDKGSYVKIIPEENKIIGYNTRNSGGVPENFKNYFVIVFDRAFDFKAAVKSGAIKSNVLELEDNHAGAIIGFKNLKRGEQVLARVASSFISFEQAELNLKEVNGKTFDEIATAGKAKWNEVLGRIEVTDPDIDRLKTFYSCLYRSTLFPRDFSEIDRQGNRVHYSPYNGQVLPGEMFTDTGFWDTFRSLFPLLNLVYPEMNDRMQAGLVNAYKESGFLPEWASPGHRESMIGNNSASIVADAFVTGRKGYDAHLLWDAVVHGAHHAHPKISATGRFGHEVYNQMGFIPVDKNIDQNVARTLEYAYNDWSIYQFGKALGKPASEIDIYAKRAMNYKNIYDAETKLMRGKKSDGTFIAPFDPSAWSKEYTEGNAWHWSFCVFHDPQGLIDLMGGKQSFNAMLDTVFVIPSYEGMKSRSMIHEMREMQIMNMGQYAHGNQPIQHMPYLYNYAAEPWKAQYWVRKIMDKLYLPTPDGYCGDEDNGQTSAWYVFSALGFYPVAPGSGEYVLGSPQFQSVKLKLQNGKVLTIDATNQDKGNVYVNQVKINGKSYTKNFFRYEELIKGAKIQFDMSDQPNKKRGIKDEDAPYSFSKIELK from the coding sequence ATGAATTTAAAAAAAATTGTAGGATCGCTTTTTTTCATGTTCTCCATCTGTATAAGTGGAGCACAATCTCTTAGTCCAGTTGATTATGTCAACCCATTGATCGGTACCCAGTCCAAGTACGAATTGTCCAATGGCAATACCTACCCGGCTATTGCTATACCCTGGGGAATGAATTTTTGGACGCCTCAGACCGGTAACATGGGGGATGGTTGGGTATATACCTATACTGCCGATAAAATTAAAGGGTTTAAACAAACCCATCAGCCGAGTCCATGGAATAATGATTATGGACAATTTTCAATCATGCCGACAACAGGTGAACCGGTCTTTGATCAAGAGAAACGTGCAAGCTGGTTTTCGCATAAAGCAGAAATCGTGAAACCTTATTTATACAGCGTTTATTTAGCGGATTGGGATGTAACGACAGAGTTGACGCCATCGCAACGCGGAGCGATATTTCGTTTTACATTTCCTAAGACAGCAGAAGCAAATATCGTTGTCGATGCTTTTGATAAAGGATCTTATGTAAAAATAATTCCAGAGGAAAATAAAATTATAGGATATAATACTCGTAATAGTGGTGGTGTACCAGAAAATTTTAAAAATTATTTTGTAATCGTTTTTGATCGTGCTTTTGATTTTAAAGCTGCGGTCAAAAGTGGTGCGATCAAAAGTAATGTATTGGAATTAGAGGACAATCACGCCGGAGCCATCATCGGATTTAAAAATTTAAAAAGAGGCGAACAAGTTTTAGCTCGAGTAGCATCATCATTTATCAGTTTTGAACAGGCAGAACTCAATCTAAAAGAAGTAAATGGTAAAACATTTGATGAAATTGCAACCGCAGGAAAAGCCAAATGGAATGAGGTATTAGGACGTATTGAGGTCACAGATCCAGATATAGATCGTTTAAAAACTTTTTATTCCTGTTTATACCGTTCGACTTTATTTCCACGTGATTTTTCTGAGATAGACCGTCAAGGCAACCGCGTGCACTATAGCCCTTATAATGGTCAGGTACTTCCTGGTGAGATGTTTACCGACACCGGGTTTTGGGATACATTCAGAAGCTTGTTTCCTCTGTTAAATTTAGTGTATCCCGAGATGAATGATCGGATGCAAGCGGGTTTGGTAAACGCCTATAAGGAAAGTGGATTTCTACCGGAGTGGGCTTCACCAGGACATCGCGAATCGATGATCGGTAATAATTCTGCTTCAATCGTTGCTGATGCTTTTGTGACAGGGAGAAAAGGGTACGATGCCCATTTATTATGGGATGCCGTCGTGCACGGAGCACATCATGCGCATCCTAAAATTTCGGCAACCGGAAGGTTTGGTCATGAGGTCTATAATCAAATGGGTTTTATTCCCGTCGATAAAAATATCGATCAAAATGTGGCAAGAACACTGGAGTATGCATACAACGATTGGAGTATCTATCAATTTGGTAAAGCATTGGGCAAACCAGCATCTGAAATAGACATCTATGCAAAGCGTGCCATGAATTATAAAAATATTTATGATGCCGAGACAAAATTGATGCGAGGTAAAAAATCCGATGGTACTTTTATTGCACCTTTTGATCCAAGCGCTTGGTCAAAAGAATATACCGAGGGAAATGCTTGGCATTGGAGCTTTTGCGTATTTCATGATCCTCAAGGACTGATTGATCTGATGGGAGGTAAACAATCATTTAATGCGATGTTAGATACCGTATTTGTGATCCCAAGTTATGAAGGTATGAAAAGTAGAAGCATGATTCATGAAATGCGTGAAATGCAGATCATGAATATGGGACAGTATGCGCATGGCAACCAACCGATTCAGCATATGCCTTATCTATATAATTATGCTGCTGAACCTTGGAAAGCACAATATTGGGTCCGAAAAATAATGGATAAGCTTTATCTGCCTACTCCAGATGGTTACTGCGGTGATGAGGATAATGGACAGACATCTGCATGGTACGTTTTTTCAGCGTTAGGTTTTTATCCCGTAGCACCAGGATCGGGAGAATATGTACTGGGGTCGCCACAATTTCAATCCGTTAAGTTAAAATTGCAGAATGGGAAAGTATTGACAATTGATGCCACCAATCAAGACAAAGGAAATGTATATGTCAATCAAGTCAAGATCAATGGAAAATCGTATACTAAAAACTTTTTTAGGTATGAGGAACTGATAAAGGGGGCGAAAATACAATTTGATATGTCTGATCAGCCCAATAAAAAAAGAGGAATAAAGGATGAAGATGCTCCTTATTCCTTTAGTAAAATAGAATTAAAGTAA
- a CDS encoding response regulator transcription factor, whose amino-acid sequence MEGKILLIEDDADLGCEVQWYLERSGFEVHLVDDGDQALALSKRQNFDLLLVDVQLPSFDGFELIRRIKLLKPEFRFLFLTARNAKESCITGLKLGADDYVTKPFDTEELLWRMNNILARGKEKKVEELQIADVTLLCSAMEVRVNGGTTLRLTTREFELWKYLLQNLDRVLTREEILNKIWGECDYFMGRSLDVFISRIRKVLQNSTQLKIETVYKVGFITRLIKHG is encoded by the coding sequence ATGGAAGGTAAAATATTACTGATAGAGGACGACGCAGATTTAGGCTGCGAAGTACAATGGTATCTGGAACGAAGCGGTTTTGAAGTGCACTTGGTCGATGACGGTGATCAAGCATTAGCGCTAAGTAAAAGACAAAATTTTGATTTACTACTTGTTGATGTTCAATTGCCATCTTTTGATGGTTTTGAATTAATTAGGCGTATCAAGCTATTAAAACCAGAATTTCGATTTTTATTTCTGACCGCAAGAAATGCAAAAGAGAGCTGTATCACGGGTTTGAAATTGGGGGCAGATGATTATGTCACTAAGCCATTTGATACGGAGGAACTTTTATGGCGTATGAATAATATTTTAGCACGAGGAAAGGAGAAGAAAGTGGAGGAGTTACAAATTGCGGATGTAACCTTACTCTGTAGCGCTATGGAAGTGCGGGTGAATGGTGGAACCACGCTTCGTTTGACTACCCGTGAATTCGAGCTTTGGAAATACCTACTGCAAAATCTGGATCGTGTATTGACAAGAGAAGAAATATTGAATAAAATATGGGGCGAGTGTGATTATTTTATGGGTAGGAGTTTGGATGTCTTTATTTCTAGGATACGTAAAGTATTACAAAATTCGACTCAATTGAAAATTGAAACCGTGTACAAAGTTGGCTTTATCACACGATTGATCAAGCATGGATAA
- a CDS encoding discoidin domain-containing protein gives MNKLTKSRRLLLLVSILLSFSACQKTEVKSYELLPAENEPEMDITIYGKLTVNHENSNGVTAGEGSPKVVDDDYSTKFLINPYVNDLFLQLTFPGGIAVTSYVLASANDASGRDPKDWDLVASNDGENWTTLESKTGYAFPDRNFKVRFDISNTTKYKFYKLNIKAIAGGTGLFQLAEWRLISDPQKSANQ, from the coding sequence ATGAACAAACTAACCAAATCTAGGCGATTGTTGCTTCTTGTTAGCATACTGTTGTCTTTTAGTGCTTGCCAGAAAACTGAGGTCAAGAGCTATGAATTATTACCTGCGGAAAATGAACCAGAAATGGATATTACCATTTATGGTAAATTGACTGTTAACCATGAAAATAGTAATGGTGTGACTGCAGGTGAAGGTTCTCCAAAAGTTGTCGATGATGACTATTCAACCAAATTTTTAATTAATCCCTATGTAAATGATCTATTTCTACAATTAACTTTCCCTGGTGGGATTGCGGTCACTTCTTATGTATTAGCTTCTGCAAATGATGCTTCAGGAAGAGATCCGAAAGATTGGGACCTCGTTGCTTCCAATGATGGCGAAAATTGGACAACATTGGAGAGCAAAACAGGATATGCTTTTCCCGATCGTAATTTTAAAGTTCGCTTTGACATCTCTAATACAACAAAATATAAGTTTTACAAACTGAATATTAAGGCTATTGCAGGTGGAACAGGCTTGTTTCAATTGGCCGAGTGGCGGTTGATCTCCGATCCTCAAAAAAGTGCTAATCAATAA
- a CDS encoding sensor histidine kinase: MVKYTPKKISKIKIIQAVAITSFVVLIFLQLRLISSVYKIEQLDFLKNEKAGIKLEYEQSIINDKVYRGGQKIIDSILIPQYPRLQKLAKEDQKLFKQKLNQLGDQVLVALKKGANFNVEFDHIVRKQKLDQAEYNYALYMDRLSLTFDGNTYYSLFDISTADSKGLIDGHLEVVRPQNIVSAITVTLPSAYSNLVGFKLYVSKHNQVKNILLAIAPFLLLSCSSIIVIVFLFFITMRNWIRQKKLNEISADFFNHVTHEFKTPLTTIQVSAKNLKADLQDKKWTGGFRSVEVINRQVQRLDKLVNQALEVSSFDPQAAQFDRHFLITDLYDIILDSQIKWKKEATITLFFDDHIAELCAYYDHFMFTTLITNLIENGLKYNVSNEKNVRVQVVQLSTKLLEIEIRDNGYGIEKRDQKRIFNKFQRGDQLRSMTGLGLGLYFVQKIVEVHKWKLDLDSTIDVGTIFRITIPIIK, translated from the coding sequence ATGGTCAAGTATACACCTAAGAAGATAAGTAAAATTAAGATCATACAAGCGGTAGCAATTACCAGTTTTGTGGTCTTAATTTTTCTGCAGCTTCGATTGATATCGAGTGTTTATAAAATCGAACAACTTGATTTTTTAAAAAATGAAAAAGCGGGAATTAAGCTGGAATATGAACAATCGATCATCAATGATAAAGTCTATCGTGGTGGGCAAAAGATCATCGATTCCATCTTGATTCCTCAATACCCTAGGTTGCAAAAGTTAGCGAAAGAAGATCAAAAACTATTTAAACAAAAATTAAATCAATTAGGAGATCAAGTCTTGGTAGCGCTCAAAAAGGGGGCGAACTTTAATGTCGAATTTGACCATATCGTGCGTAAACAAAAGTTGGATCAAGCAGAATATAATTATGCGCTATATATGGACCGACTTAGTCTCACATTTGATGGGAATACCTATTATTCCTTATTTGATATCAGTACAGCAGATAGCAAAGGGTTAATAGATGGTCATCTGGAAGTTGTCCGGCCCCAAAATATTGTCTCCGCAATTACGGTTACGCTACCTTCTGCGTATTCTAATTTAGTAGGTTTTAAACTTTATGTGAGTAAGCATAATCAGGTCAAAAATATCCTGTTGGCTATAGCACCATTTTTACTTTTATCCTGTAGCAGTATTATTGTCATTGTTTTTTTATTTTTCATCACCATGCGCAATTGGATCAGGCAAAAGAAATTGAACGAAATTTCTGCTGACTTTTTCAACCATGTGACACATGAATTCAAAACCCCACTTACCACGATACAAGTGTCCGCCAAAAATCTGAAAGCAGATCTACAAGATAAAAAATGGACAGGTGGTTTTAGAAGTGTTGAGGTCATCAACCGGCAGGTGCAGCGCCTGGACAAATTGGTCAATCAGGCCTTGGAGGTTTCGTCTTTCGACCCGCAGGCAGCACAATTTGATAGACATTTTTTGATCACAGATTTATATGATATCATCCTCGATAGTCAGATCAAGTGGAAAAAAGAAGCCACAATTACCTTGTTTTTTGACGATCACATAGCCGAATTGTGTGCTTATTATGACCACTTTATGTTCACGACATTAATCACAAATTTGATCGAAAATGGATTAAAGTATAATGTAAGCAATGAAAAAAATGTGCGTGTGCAAGTTGTACAGCTATCTACGAAGCTGTTGGAAATTGAAATTCGTGACAATGGTTATGGAATCGAAAAGCGTGACCAAAAGCGTATATTTAATAAGTTTCAAAGGGGTGATCAGCTGAGGTCTATGACAGGACTGGGCTTAGGATTATATTTTGTTCAGAAAATTGTTGAGGTCCATAAATGGAAACTCGATCTGGATAGTACAATAGATGTTGGAACTATTTTTAGAATTACAATTCCAATTATTAAATAG